From Actinopolyspora lacussalsi, a single genomic window includes:
- a CDS encoding DNA-binding transcriptional ArsR family regulator (product_source=COG0640; cath_funfam=1.10.10.10; cog=COG0640; pfam=PF12840; smart=SM00418; superfamily=46785) — MTEGHSYELDAAGLRALAHPLRIRILAELRAEGPATATQLAERFEQRSGTTSWHLRQLAEHGFVEQDTERGNRRERWWRATHAETALHPERFSADTELGPALSTLLHEIAANHHRELAGFLARLPEWSEEWIEASELSDWQLSLSRDELAEFTAEAGRLVERYRRAPAAGDEPVMVQLRAFPRGERRE, encoded by the coding sequence GTGACCGAAGGACACAGCTACGAGCTCGACGCGGCCGGACTGCGGGCACTGGCTCACCCGCTGCGGATCCGGATCCTCGCCGAGCTGCGTGCCGAGGGCCCCGCGACGGCCACCCAGCTCGCTGAGCGCTTCGAGCAGCGTTCGGGAACCACCAGTTGGCACCTGCGGCAACTCGCCGAACACGGCTTCGTCGAACAGGACACCGAACGCGGCAACCGCAGGGAACGCTGGTGGCGGGCCACGCACGCCGAAACCGCGTTGCACCCCGAGAGGTTCAGCGCCGACACCGAACTCGGTCCCGCGCTGAGCACCCTGCTGCACGAGATAGCCGCCAACCACCACCGCGAACTCGCCGGATTCCTGGCCAGACTGCCCGAGTGGTCCGAGGAGTGGATCGAGGCCTCGGAACTGTCGGACTGGCAGCTTTCCCTCTCGCGGGACGAACTGGCCGAGTTCACCGCCGAAGCCGGTCGACTCGTGGAACGCTACCGCCGCGCCCCCGCGGCGGGTGACGAACCGGTAATGGTGCAGCTGCGCGCCTTCCCACGAGGGGAGCGGCGGGAATGA
- a CDS encoding MFS family permease (product_source=COG0477; cath_funfam=1.20.1250.20; cleavage_site_network=SignalP-TM; cog=COG0477; pfam=PF07690; superfamily=103473; transmembrane_helix_parts=Inside_1_6,TMhelix_7_29,Outside_30_43,TMhelix_44_63,Inside_64_75,TMhelix_76_98,Outside_99_166,TMhelix_167_189,Inside_190_219,TMhelix_220_242,Outside_243_256,TMhelix_257_279,Inside_280_285,TMhelix_286_305,Outside_306_308,TMhelix_309_331,Inside_332_343,TMhelix_344_366,Outside_367_375,TMhelix_376_398,Inside_399_442) has translation MNRLRLLVLWLSTGTVSAASAAGFVAIPWFVLMTTGSAANVGMVTAAELVGMLLATALSGPLIDRVGPARTAPLADLAAALCIGAIPLAETTTGLTLWSLMSLAGAFGAFREPGQTARRVAVPELVGNAGVAMERGAGGMDAALRAGHLSGAPLAGGALALFDPPGVLWIATAVMTLSALLVAYAARGVTTSGSAGQDTSEGFARRFAAGIGYLRRDRLITWIVVLLLLTNTLDLALTGVLLPTYSARILHDSLALGVLVGALGGAALTGNLLFTWLGARVRRRRMLFTFAFALGPIPPHLAMAAGSGFAVLFCVVVGCGLVAGMINPILAAVSYERIPAELRGRVLSLTTLVAQGGTPLGVLFGGLAVEGIGLRTTLTCTALLYLVALAIPVLGGGWHEMNRPRTRPTAEEVVVGSTPHGGQELVDSSSPGCGRQTEDRGW, from the coding sequence ATGAACCGCTTACGGTTACTGGTGCTGTGGTTGTCGACCGGCACCGTCAGTGCCGCCAGCGCGGCCGGATTCGTGGCGATCCCGTGGTTCGTGCTCATGACCACGGGAAGCGCCGCGAACGTGGGTATGGTCACCGCGGCCGAACTCGTGGGAATGCTGCTCGCCACCGCGCTCAGCGGCCCGCTGATCGACCGCGTCGGGCCGGCACGTACCGCGCCGCTGGCCGATCTGGCCGCCGCGCTTTGCATCGGCGCGATTCCGCTGGCGGAAACCACCACAGGTCTCACGCTCTGGTCGCTTATGTCGCTGGCAGGTGCGTTCGGAGCGTTCCGCGAACCCGGCCAGACCGCTCGCCGGGTCGCTGTTCCGGAACTGGTCGGCAACGCCGGGGTGGCGATGGAACGCGGTGCGGGAGGGATGGACGCCGCGCTGCGGGCGGGGCACCTGTCGGGGGCGCCGTTGGCGGGCGGAGCGCTCGCGCTGTTCGATCCGCCGGGTGTGCTGTGGATCGCCACCGCCGTGATGACGCTCTCCGCGCTGCTGGTCGCCTACGCCGCGCGCGGCGTGACCACATCGGGGTCAGCGGGGCAGGACACATCCGAGGGGTTCGCGCGCCGATTCGCCGCCGGGATCGGTTATCTCCGTCGCGACCGGCTGATCACCTGGATCGTGGTACTGCTGTTGCTGACGAACACCCTCGACCTGGCGTTGACGGGAGTACTGCTCCCGACCTACTCGGCGCGGATACTGCACGACTCGCTGGCACTCGGGGTGCTGGTCGGCGCGTTGGGCGGCGCCGCGCTCACGGGGAACCTGCTGTTCACCTGGCTCGGCGCGCGGGTGCGACGTCGGAGGATGCTGTTCACGTTCGCGTTCGCGCTGGGACCGATCCCGCCCCACCTCGCGATGGCCGCGGGGTCCGGATTCGCGGTGCTTTTCTGCGTGGTGGTCGGGTGCGGACTGGTCGCCGGAATGATCAACCCGATCCTGGCCGCCGTGAGCTACGAGCGAATCCCCGCCGAGCTGCGCGGACGCGTGCTGAGCCTGACGACCCTCGTGGCGCAGGGCGGTACCCCGCTCGGCGTGTTGTTCGGTGGCCTGGCGGTGGAGGGGATCGGGCTGCGTACCACCCTGACCTGCACGGCCCTGCTCTATCTGGTCGCGTTGGCGATACCGGTTCTCGGTGGTGGTTGGCATGAGATGAACCGTCCCCGAACTCGGCCGACGGCCGAGGAGGTGGTCGTGGGAAGTACACCGCACGGCGGGCAGGAGTTGGTGGATTCGTCATCTCCGGGTTGTGGTCGGCAGACCGAGGACCGGGGATGGTGA
- a CDS encoding Lrp/AsnC family leucine-responsive transcriptional regulator (product_source=KO:K03719; cath_funfam=1.10.10.10,3.30.70.920; cog=COG1522; ko=KO:K03719; pfam=PF01037,PF13404; smart=SM00344; superfamily=46785): MTDRNAAQSSELEATDRAILRELLRDGRCSFTDLGERVGLSVSAVHQRVRRLEQRGALRGYTARVDGEQIGLPLTAFISLTPIDPAAPDDYPQRLEHLPEIESCFSVAGDESYILQVRVASPLALEDLLRQIRESAKVSTRTTVVLSTPFENRAPEL, encoded by the coding sequence GTGACAGACCGGAATGCCGCGCAGAGTTCCGAACTCGAGGCGACCGATCGGGCCATTCTCCGTGAACTGCTCCGGGACGGGCGGTGCAGTTTCACCGATCTCGGCGAGCGGGTCGGGCTCAGTGTCTCGGCGGTGCACCAACGTGTCCGGAGGCTGGAACAACGCGGAGCGCTGCGCGGTTACACGGCCAGGGTGGACGGAGAGCAGATCGGGCTGCCGCTGACGGCGTTCATCTCGCTCACCCCGATCGACCCGGCGGCTCCGGACGACTATCCACAGCGATTGGAGCATCTGCCGGAGATCGAGTCCTGCTTCTCGGTGGCCGGTGACGAATCCTACATCCTGCAGGTTCGGGTGGCCTCGCCGCTGGCGCTGGAGGATCTGCTGCGGCAGATCCGCGAGTCGGCGAAGGTTTCCACCCGGACCACCGTGGTCCTGTCCACCCCCTTCGAGAACCGCGCCCCGGAACTTTAG
- a CDS encoding putative amidohydrolase YtcJ (product_source=COG1574; cath_funfam=2.30.40.10,3.20.20.140; cog=COG1574; ko=KO:K07047; pfam=PF07969; superfamily=51338,51556) — translation MSDTTLLLGGRIHSPGNPDATAMAVKDGTIAWVGTDTVGRALHPDADIVELDGAFVAPAFVDSHVHATSSGLLLNGLDLTGCASLTEFLHALRDYVAEHPGRLVWGHGWDESWWPEQRPPTRAEVDEAARGAPVYLSRIDVHSALVSSALLDRAPLAKGAEGWDEQGPLTRVAHHHARSAARESLSPLQRREAQAAFLRHAASQGIACVHECAGPDISGADDLADLMMLSRQGGVPEVVGYWGELGALETGRELGAKGLGGDLFVDGALGSRTAALREPYTDSPTTSGVLYLDADAIAEHLVDCTRNGVQAGFHVIGDAGVAEVGEGFRRAARVVGTPELAGSRHRLEHLEMIDGELAGELAGYGVVASVQPCFDSSWGGTSRMYASRLGPRRGARLNPFSELASSGLVLAFGSDAPVTPLGPWEAIRAAVHHRTEGFGISPRAAFNAHTRGGWRAAGVDDGVTGTLVPGATATYAVWNVDEFVSPVQDSRVRRWSTDSRSGVPDLPDVSPEARLPRCLRTVLRGETIHQRDPGDEDQ, via the coding sequence ATGTCCGACACCACGCTCTTGCTCGGCGGGCGAATCCATTCGCCGGGCAATCCGGACGCCACCGCGATGGCCGTCAAGGACGGCACCATCGCCTGGGTTGGCACCGACACGGTTGGCCGTGCGTTGCATCCGGACGCCGACATCGTCGAGCTGGACGGCGCGTTCGTGGCGCCCGCCTTCGTGGATTCGCACGTGCACGCGACCTCGAGCGGTCTGTTGCTCAACGGACTCGACCTCACGGGGTGCGCCTCGCTGACCGAGTTCCTGCACGCGTTGCGGGACTACGTGGCCGAGCACCCCGGCAGGCTCGTCTGGGGGCACGGCTGGGACGAGAGCTGGTGGCCCGAACAACGTCCTCCCACCAGGGCCGAGGTGGACGAGGCCGCCCGCGGGGCTCCGGTCTACCTGTCCCGCATCGACGTGCACTCGGCACTCGTCTCCAGCGCGCTGCTCGACCGGGCGCCGCTGGCGAAGGGCGCCGAGGGCTGGGACGAGCAGGGACCACTCACACGCGTCGCGCACCATCACGCCCGCAGCGCCGCGCGGGAATCGCTCAGCCCGCTGCAGCGCAGGGAGGCTCAGGCAGCTTTCCTGCGTCACGCGGCCTCGCAGGGCATAGCCTGTGTTCACGAGTGCGCGGGACCGGACATCTCGGGTGCCGACGATCTCGCGGATCTGATGATGCTCTCCAGGCAGGGCGGGGTTCCCGAGGTCGTCGGCTACTGGGGGGAGCTGGGGGCGCTGGAGACCGGGCGAGAGCTCGGGGCCAAAGGACTCGGGGGTGATCTTTTCGTGGACGGTGCGCTGGGATCGCGCACCGCGGCGCTGCGGGAGCCCTACACCGACTCGCCCACCACCTCGGGAGTGCTCTACCTCGATGCCGACGCCATCGCCGAGCACCTCGTGGACTGCACCCGCAACGGTGTGCAGGCAGGTTTCCACGTCATCGGCGATGCCGGGGTCGCCGAGGTGGGTGAGGGGTTCCGACGTGCCGCCCGAGTGGTCGGCACCCCGGAACTGGCGGGCAGCCGGCATCGACTGGAACACCTGGAGATGATCGACGGTGAGCTCGCCGGCGAATTGGCGGGCTACGGAGTGGTGGCCTCGGTGCAGCCCTGCTTCGACTCCTCGTGGGGTGGCACCTCGCGGATGTACGCCAGCAGGCTCGGCCCGCGGCGGGGTGCGAGGTTGAACCCGTTCTCCGAGCTGGCCTCCAGTGGTCTGGTGCTCGCGTTCGGTTCCGACGCTCCGGTCACCCCCCTCGGCCCCTGGGAGGCGATCCGAGCCGCCGTGCACCACCGGACCGAGGGCTTCGGCATCTCCCCGCGGGCCGCGTTCAACGCGCACACCAGGGGCGGTTGGCGAGCCGCGGGAGTCGACGACGGCGTGACCGGAACCCTTGTTCCGGGAGCCACGGCCACCTACGCGGTGTGGAACGTCGACGAGTTCGTCTCACCGGTGCAGGACTCGCGCGTACGTCGCTGGTCGACCGATTCCCGTTCCGGCGTTCCCGACCTGCCGGACGTGTCCCCCGAGGCGAGACTGCCGCGTTGCCTGCGCACCGTGCTGCGCGGTGAAACCATTCACCAGCGCGACCCCGGGGACGAGGACCAGTGA
- a CDS encoding SAM-dependent methyltransferase (product_source=COG0500; cath_funfam=3.40.50.150; cog=COG0500; pfam=PF08241; superfamily=53335), with product MARNTIYDQFAEAYALHSEHSPANAYYDRPAVLDLAGDVAGKRVLELGCAAGVLSEQLVERGAAVFGVDREPRMVELARRRLDGRAEFDVADLSEPLDLVTDSSTDLVVASLVLHYLADWEPLLTELNRCLVADGELVFSVHHPAADWQWFGRPDYLRTELVTETWPVGGQEVSVSFYRRPLSAVFEQLHRSGFVIDTIGEPRPLPELNELSPDAYVELSSKPVFLFVKAFKVE from the coding sequence GTGGCACGCAATACGATCTACGATCAGTTCGCGGAAGCCTACGCCCTGCACTCCGAACACAGCCCGGCCAATGCCTACTACGACCGTCCGGCCGTACTGGACCTCGCCGGCGACGTAGCCGGCAAGCGAGTGCTCGAACTCGGATGTGCCGCCGGTGTGCTGTCCGAGCAGCTCGTCGAACGTGGCGCCGCGGTGTTCGGAGTGGACCGCGAGCCCAGGATGGTCGAACTCGCCCGTCGCAGACTCGACGGTCGCGCCGAGTTCGACGTGGCGGATCTGTCCGAACCGCTCGATCTCGTCACCGACTCCAGCACCGACCTGGTGGTGGCCTCCCTGGTACTGCACTACCTGGCGGACTGGGAACCGTTGTTGACCGAACTCAACAGGTGCCTGGTGGCCGATGGCGAGCTGGTGTTCTCGGTACATCACCCCGCCGCCGACTGGCAGTGGTTCGGACGTCCCGACTACCTGCGTACCGAACTGGTCACCGAGACGTGGCCGGTGGGCGGGCAGGAGGTTTCGGTGTCCTTCTACCGCAGACCCCTCTCGGCGGTGTTCGAGCAACTGCACCGCTCCGGTTTCGTGATCGACACCATCGGTGAACCGCGTCCGCTGCCCGAGCTCAACGAGCTCTCCCCCGACGCGTACGTGGAACTGAGCAGCAAGCCAGTGTTCCTGTTCGTCAAGGCGTTCAAGGTGGAGTGA
- a CDS encoding lysophospholipase L1-like esterase (product_source=COG2755; cath_funfam=3.40.50.1110; cog=COG2755; pfam=PF13472; superfamily=52266; transmembrane_helix_parts=Inside_1_6,TMhelix_7_24,Outside_25_369), producing the protein MRTRTAKLITLFLVGSVFALVLLVSDRPVQVPQPPEPELPRAVVTLGDSTISGEGAGDYLPGTDGRDGNWCHRSSEAMVHQLRLPTDVKRFNLACSGAKAGTVGLDSGSDDSRPSQAGQLARLAERYRITDIVVAVGANNEPDFVGVLNSCVRAWFTKSSGGCSRRLRDEWPDRVAEMRPKVADALADIKNVMRRAGYSRDSYSLVLQSYASPVAPGIRPDLRGLSGCPLRTVDVRWVRDTAVPQLSEGLREVAEQQDVRFLDLARAGYGHEACTTPSESADTEWFRRLAVDWQDLEHDERASHAMQESFHPNAAGYERIAGCLEDFLPSGRQQAECVTTGDGSLRVAPLDGNTAEPPPGESSDTVTPP; encoded by the coding sequence ATGCGAACACGCACAGCCAAACTGATCACCCTGTTCCTGGTCGGAAGCGTGTTCGCACTGGTGCTGCTCGTCAGCGACAGACCGGTGCAGGTACCACAACCACCGGAGCCGGAACTGCCCCGCGCGGTGGTCACCCTGGGCGACAGCACGATCTCCGGCGAGGGTGCGGGCGATTACCTCCCCGGTACCGACGGGCGCGACGGCAACTGGTGTCACCGCTCCTCCGAGGCCATGGTGCACCAACTGCGGCTACCTACCGATGTGAAACGCTTCAACCTCGCCTGTTCCGGCGCGAAAGCGGGTACCGTCGGCCTCGACTCCGGCTCGGACGACAGCAGGCCCTCGCAGGCGGGCCAGCTCGCACGGCTCGCCGAGCGATACCGCATCACCGACATCGTGGTGGCTGTCGGTGCGAACAACGAGCCCGATTTCGTGGGTGTGCTGAACTCCTGTGTCCGCGCGTGGTTCACCAAGAGTTCGGGCGGCTGCTCGCGGCGGCTGCGGGACGAGTGGCCCGACCGCGTAGCGGAGATGCGGCCCAAGGTCGCCGACGCGCTGGCCGACATCAAAAACGTCATGCGCCGCGCCGGCTACTCGCGGGACAGCTACTCGCTGGTGCTGCAGTCCTACGCCTCCCCGGTCGCGCCGGGCATTCGCCCGGATCTGCGAGGACTGTCCGGCTGTCCGTTACGCACCGTCGACGTGCGTTGGGTCCGCGACACTGCCGTCCCGCAACTCTCGGAGGGACTGCGCGAGGTGGCCGAGCAACAGGACGTGCGGTTCCTCGACCTCGCACGCGCCGGGTACGGGCACGAGGCCTGTACCACACCGAGCGAATCGGCGGACACGGAATGGTTCCGCCGCCTCGCCGTCGACTGGCAGGATCTGGAGCACGACGAACGCGCCTCGCACGCGATGCAGGAGTCGTTTCACCCCAACGCGGCCGGATACGAGCGCATAGCGGGTTGCCTCGAGGACTTCCTGCCGTCCGGTAGGCAACAGGCGGAGTGCGTCACCACCGGCGACGGATCCCTGCGCGTGGCTCCGCTCGACGGAAACACCGCCGAACCGCCCCCGGGGGAGAGCTCGGACACCGTCACTCCACCTTGA
- a CDS encoding UPF0716 protein FxsA (product_source=KO:K07113; cog=COG3030; ko=KO:K07113; pfam=PF04186; transmembrane_helix_parts=Inside_1_4,TMhelix_5_27,Outside_28_79,TMhelix_80_102,Inside_103_203) produces MPILILLLVGFAVEVSVLVLVGQLIGVFPTIGLLLAGALIGSWLLRREGRRTLREFSEAARSRRPPEREISDGVLVSGSGFLIMIPGLISDLFGLLLLLPPVRAVLRTRMRRSAERRQRLMRERMAGFDPAGFGPAAFGPDAFTAPGFGTGRGQSTGSGDEDVIDGEVISVSEDDDHERYDHGSNPLRRGGTDEEDGQDRRQS; encoded by the coding sequence GTGCCGATACTGATCCTGCTGCTCGTCGGGTTCGCCGTCGAGGTCAGCGTACTTGTTCTGGTCGGTCAGCTCATCGGGGTTTTTCCCACTATCGGGTTACTGCTCGCCGGTGCGCTGATCGGATCCTGGCTGCTGCGCCGTGAGGGGCGCAGGACACTGCGCGAGTTCTCCGAGGCGGCCCGGTCGCGCCGGCCCCCCGAGCGTGAGATCTCGGACGGCGTGCTCGTGAGTGGCAGCGGATTCCTGATCATGATCCCCGGCCTGATCAGCGATCTGTTCGGTCTGCTGTTGCTGTTGCCTCCGGTCCGTGCGGTACTGCGAACCCGGATGCGGCGCAGCGCCGAACGCAGGCAGCGGTTGATGCGGGAACGCATGGCCGGTTTCGATCCTGCCGGTTTCGGCCCCGCGGCCTTCGGTCCGGACGCGTTCACCGCCCCCGGTTTCGGAACCGGTCGTGGGCAGTCGACCGGTAGCGGTGACGAGGACGTGATCGACGGCGAGGTCATATCCGTCTCGGAGGACGACGATCACGAGCGGTACGATCACGGTTCCAATCCGCTCCGCCGGGGTGGAACCGACGAGGAAGACGGCCAGGACCGGCGACAGTCCTGA
- a CDS encoding Xaa-Pro dipeptidase (product_source=KO:K01271; cath_funfam=3.90.230.10; cog=COG0006; ko=KO:K01271; pfam=PF00557,PF01321; superfamily=53092,55920), giving the protein MSTVATKQDPTVLSARLQHAAEKAAGADIDALLISPGSDLGYLIGVDGESFERLSCLVLPAAGSTASPVLVVPKLEELGYSGVPARELGLEIVTWVDGQDPHGIVADLLRRDGATPSRVGVADVMPALHTLPLRTALPETEQVLANPVLRALRMRKDPAEIDALREAGAAIDRVHARMGEFLRVGRTEAEVGADISRAILEEGHAEAEFVIVGSGPNGASPHHALSERVIREGDVVVVDIGGPMPSGYNSDCTRTYSLGEPRDSDVRDTYEVLHAAQRAAVDRVRPGATPAEVDAAAREPIAAAGFGDYFVHRTGHGIGLDVHEEPYIMGGNEIALEPGMAFSIEPGIYQQGHWGARIEDIVVVTEHGVESVNNQPHELVVLPT; this is encoded by the coding sequence ATGTCCACCGTTGCAACGAAGCAGGACCCCACAGTGCTCTCGGCGCGGCTACAGCACGCGGCCGAGAAGGCCGCAGGCGCGGACATCGACGCGCTGCTGATCTCGCCCGGCTCCGACCTCGGTTACCTCATCGGGGTGGACGGTGAGTCCTTCGAACGCCTCAGCTGCCTGGTGCTGCCCGCGGCGGGCAGCACGGCTTCGCCCGTGCTGGTCGTTCCCAAACTCGAGGAACTCGGTTACTCCGGGGTGCCCGCGCGGGAACTCGGGCTGGAGATCGTCACCTGGGTGGACGGGCAGGATCCGCACGGCATCGTGGCGGATCTGCTGCGTCGTGACGGTGCCACCCCTTCCCGGGTGGGTGTGGCGGACGTGATGCCCGCCCTGCACACCCTGCCGCTGCGCACCGCCCTGCCGGAGACCGAGCAGGTGCTGGCCAACCCGGTGCTGCGCGCCCTGCGGATGCGCAAGGACCCCGCCGAGATCGACGCCCTGCGCGAGGCCGGCGCCGCCATCGACCGGGTACACGCCCGGATGGGCGAGTTCCTGCGAGTCGGTCGCACCGAGGCCGAGGTGGGTGCCGACATCAGCAGGGCGATCCTCGAGGAGGGGCACGCCGAGGCTGAGTTCGTGATCGTCGGTTCCGGCCCGAACGGGGCCAGCCCGCACCACGCGCTTTCCGAGCGGGTGATCCGGGAGGGCGACGTGGTCGTGGTGGACATCGGGGGCCCGATGCCCAGCGGTTACAACTCGGACTGCACCCGCACCTATTCGCTGGGCGAGCCGCGGGACTCCGACGTGCGTGACACCTACGAGGTGCTGCACGCCGCCCAGCGGGCCGCCGTGGATCGGGTGCGCCCCGGAGCCACGCCCGCCGAGGTCGACGCCGCCGCCAGGGAACCGATCGCCGCTGCCGGCTTCGGTGACTACTTCGTGCACCGCACCGGGCACGGCATCGGTCTGGACGTGCACGAGGAGCCCTACATCATGGGGGGCAACGAGATCGCGCTCGAGCCGGGAATGGCGTTCAGCATCGAGCCGGGGATCTACCAACAGGGACACTGGGGTGCCAGGATCGAGGACATCGTCGTGGTCACCGAGCACGGTGTCGAGAGCGTGAACAACCAGCCGCACGAGTTGGTGGTGCTGCCGACGTGA